The following coding sequences are from one Rathayibacter sp. VKM Ac-2760 window:
- a CDS encoding glucarate dehydratase family protein translates to MTILTPTPSTPDGQPVELDSTGRPEHRITDLVITPIAFRDPALLNSNGVHEPLALRTIVQLVVADGSVVGLGEGSGEREVLDRLEVVRPAVLGLSVFDLNGIEAAINTALGGDDGGLTRIQRRVVYSIIDVACHDAQGRIIGVPVSELLGGAVRTEVPYSAYLFYKWAGHPAADGSTADDEWGAALDPAGIVKQARQLIDEYGFGSIKLKAGVFPPEQEIAAIRALAEAFPDLPLRIDPNGAWTVETSLMVADELRDVLQYLEDPTLTLDGMSAVAESAGIPLATNMCVVAFEQIKEALEKNAVQIILSDHHYWGGLRHTRELGAICDTLGIGLSMHSNSHLGISLAAMTHVAAASPTLTYACDTHYPWNHADEIVKPGVLAIRDGSVAVPTGPGLGVELDLEALERQHRVYVESGRTTREDTVYMRSIDPDYDPTLPRF, encoded by the coding sequence ATGACGATCCTCACTCCCACCCCCTCGACCCCCGACGGGCAGCCGGTCGAGCTCGACTCCACCGGCAGGCCGGAGCACCGCATCACGGACCTCGTCATCACGCCGATCGCCTTCCGCGACCCCGCGCTGCTGAACTCCAACGGCGTGCACGAACCACTCGCCCTCCGCACGATCGTCCAGCTGGTCGTCGCCGACGGCAGCGTCGTCGGCCTCGGCGAGGGCTCGGGCGAGCGCGAGGTCCTCGACCGGCTCGAGGTCGTCAGGCCCGCAGTCCTCGGGCTCAGCGTCTTCGACCTCAACGGGATCGAAGCGGCGATCAACACGGCACTGGGCGGCGACGACGGCGGACTGACCCGCATCCAGCGCCGCGTCGTCTACTCGATCATCGATGTCGCCTGCCACGACGCCCAGGGCAGGATCATCGGAGTTCCCGTCAGCGAGCTGCTCGGCGGCGCCGTCCGCACGGAGGTGCCGTACAGCGCGTACCTCTTCTACAAGTGGGCCGGGCATCCGGCGGCCGACGGCAGCACGGCCGACGACGAATGGGGTGCGGCCCTCGACCCCGCAGGCATCGTGAAGCAGGCCCGGCAGCTGATCGACGAGTACGGGTTCGGGTCGATCAAGCTCAAGGCCGGCGTCTTCCCGCCCGAGCAGGAGATCGCGGCCATCCGCGCACTCGCGGAGGCGTTCCCCGATCTGCCGCTGCGCATCGATCCGAACGGCGCGTGGACCGTCGAGACCTCCCTCATGGTCGCGGACGAGCTTCGGGACGTGCTGCAGTACCTGGAGGACCCGACGCTCACCCTCGACGGCATGTCGGCCGTGGCGGAGTCGGCCGGGATCCCGCTCGCCACCAACATGTGCGTGGTCGCCTTCGAGCAGATCAAGGAGGCGCTCGAGAAGAACGCGGTGCAGATCATCCTGAGCGACCACCACTACTGGGGCGGTCTCCGGCACACCCGGGAGCTCGGCGCCATCTGCGACACGCTCGGCATCGGTCTGTCGATGCACTCGAACTCGCACCTCGGCATCTCGCTCGCCGCGATGACGCACGTCGCTGCGGCATCACCGACACTCACCTACGCGTGCGACACGCACTACCCGTGGAACCACGCCGACGAGATCGTGAAGCCCGGCGTCCTGGCGATCCGGGACGGCTCGGTCGCCGTGCCCACCGGCCCGGGCCTCGGAGTGGAACTCGACCTCGAGGCCCTCGAACGCCAGCACCGCGTCTACGTGGAGTCGGGCCGCACCACCCGGGAGGACACGGTCTACATGCGCTCCATCGACCCCGACTACGACCCGACGCTGCCCCGATTCTGA
- a CDS encoding carbohydrate ABC transporter permease, whose amino-acid sequence MIPTSPAAPDTALAALRPAKDKATRANTQFDTALGWRPGFGVATLVRILICAVVLFVFAAPFITIISGAFDASTDSTRVSLFPNNPSLLPAQVAADKGIWGYFANSLIIVGGGLLLQIAISILTAYALARHRFLGQSIVLLLFLLTMMLPEEVIAIPLSQVIGNIPVLGISLRGTVFGVILPVAVWGFSILIMTEFMKDIPQEIEEAARLDGVGELRMLWSIILPLCKPVLGVVTIFGFMMIWDQYLLPLIAANDPSDYTLTVALSVLRTDAQTGPGVLLFGALLALIPSLIVYLLMQKSLIRGITSGATKG is encoded by the coding sequence ATGATCCCCACTTCTCCGGCCGCACCCGACACGGCGCTCGCCGCTCTGCGGCCGGCGAAGGACAAGGCCACCCGCGCGAACACGCAGTTCGACACGGCGCTGGGCTGGCGGCCCGGGTTCGGTGTCGCCACCCTCGTGCGCATCCTGATCTGCGCCGTGGTGCTCTTCGTCTTCGCCGCTCCCTTCATCACCATCATCTCGGGAGCCTTCGACGCCAGCACCGACTCGACGAGGGTCAGCCTCTTCCCCAACAATCCCTCGCTCCTGCCCGCCCAGGTCGCCGCCGACAAGGGCATCTGGGGGTACTTCGCCAACTCGCTGATCATCGTCGGCGGCGGGCTCCTTCTGCAGATCGCGATCTCGATCCTGACCGCCTACGCGCTGGCCAGGCACCGCTTCCTCGGACAGTCGATCGTCCTGCTGCTCTTCCTGCTGACGATGATGCTGCCCGAAGAGGTCATCGCGATCCCGCTCTCGCAGGTCATCGGCAACATCCCCGTGCTCGGCATCAGTCTCCGCGGCACCGTGTTCGGCGTGATCCTGCCCGTCGCGGTCTGGGGGTTCTCGATCCTCATCATGACCGAGTTCATGAAGGACATCCCTCAGGAGATCGAGGAGGCGGCCCGCCTCGACGGCGTCGGCGAGCTCCGGATGCTGTGGTCGATCATCCTGCCCCTGTGCAAGCCGGTGCTCGGAGTCGTGACGATCTTCGGATTCATGATGATCTGGGACCAGTACCTGCTTCCTCTGATCGCCGCGAACGATCCGAGCGACTACACCCTCACGGTGGCCCTGAGTGTGCTGCGCACCGACGCCCAGACAGGCCCGGGCGTGCTGCTCTTCGGCGCTCTGCTCGCTCTCATCCCCAGCCTCATCGTGTACCTGCTCATGCAGAAGTCGCTCATCCGCGGCATCACGTCCGGCGCAACGAAAGGCTGA
- a CDS encoding 2-hydroxy-3-oxopropionate reductase: MQKIAFIGLGIMGLPMAKNLVDARFDVTGFNRSSANLDALLEHGGRRAGSVAEAVDGADVVITVLPDSPDVEGVVLGEGGVLESVKSGALLVDASSIAPATARRVAEAAAAVGVRALDAPVSGGEQGAIDGALSIMVGGAAEDFEAARDVFAAMGSTIVHVGPSGSGQTVKAANQLIVAGTIQLVAEALTFLDAHDADLEAAVSVLAGGLAGNRILDRKAAGMIAHSFAPGFRIGLHHKDLGIVLAAAREAGVVVPVGALLGQLMASMVANGDGGLDHSALLLGVERLSGRGSVGGA, translated from the coding sequence ATGCAGAAGATCGCCTTCATCGGACTCGGGATCATGGGACTGCCCATGGCGAAGAACCTCGTCGACGCCCGCTTCGACGTCACCGGCTTCAACCGGTCCAGCGCCAACCTCGACGCTCTCCTCGAGCACGGCGGGCGGCGAGCCGGCAGCGTCGCCGAGGCCGTGGACGGCGCCGATGTCGTCATCACCGTGCTGCCCGATTCCCCCGACGTGGAGGGGGTGGTACTCGGAGAGGGCGGAGTGCTGGAGTCGGTGAAGAGCGGCGCCCTGCTCGTCGACGCGAGCTCGATCGCACCCGCGACGGCCCGCCGAGTGGCGGAGGCGGCCGCAGCCGTCGGAGTGCGGGCGCTGGACGCTCCGGTCAGCGGAGGCGAACAGGGCGCCATCGACGGCGCGCTGTCGATCATGGTCGGCGGTGCGGCCGAGGACTTCGAGGCCGCGCGAGACGTCTTCGCCGCGATGGGGAGCACGATCGTGCACGTCGGCCCCAGCGGATCGGGCCAGACGGTCAAAGCCGCGAACCAGCTCATCGTCGCCGGCACCATCCAGCTGGTCGCCGAGGCCCTCACCTTCCTCGACGCCCACGATGCCGACCTCGAGGCCGCCGTGAGCGTGCTCGCCGGGGGGCTCGCCGGAAACCGCATCCTCGATCGCAAGGCGGCCGGGATGATCGCGCACTCCTTCGCGCCGGGGTTCCGCATCGGACTGCACCACAAGGACCTCGGCATCGTGCTGGCCGCCGCCCGGGAAGCAGGAGTGGTCGTCCCGGTCGGAGCGCTGCTCGGCCAGCTCATGGCATCGATGGTCGCGAACGGCGACGGCGGGCTCGACCACTCCGCCCTGCTCCTCGGAGTGGAGCGCCTCTCGGGCCGGGGGAGCGTGGGGGGCGCATGA
- a CDS encoding bifunctional 4-hydroxy-2-oxoglutarate aldolase/2-dehydro-3-deoxy-phosphogluconate aldolase produces MTELTQRLGDRPIVAVLRASESTAFIPVCDVLFDEGFPAVEITMTTPGALQVIADIRRRMPSDAVVGAGTVRTLAQVDGAIDAGAQFLVSQITSPELVAAAAARGVPFIPGALTPTEIVHAWQLGVEAVKVSPIGPVGGLDYLAELIGPLPEIALFPTGGVLISQAADYLDTGASIIGLSRDLVRDAFTDGSLDELRERAHFVVDSVAARRTAQPA; encoded by the coding sequence ATGACTGAGCTGACCCAGAGACTCGGCGACCGACCGATCGTGGCCGTGCTGCGCGCCTCCGAGTCGACCGCCTTCATCCCCGTCTGCGACGTGCTGTTCGACGAGGGCTTCCCGGCTGTCGAGATCACGATGACGACGCCCGGAGCCCTGCAGGTCATCGCGGACATCCGCAGACGGATGCCCTCCGACGCGGTGGTCGGCGCCGGCACGGTTCGCACACTCGCCCAGGTCGACGGTGCGATCGACGCCGGGGCGCAGTTCCTGGTCAGCCAGATCACCTCGCCCGAGCTCGTCGCCGCTGCAGCCGCGCGCGGTGTGCCCTTCATCCCCGGCGCCCTCACCCCGACGGAGATCGTCCATGCCTGGCAGCTCGGGGTCGAAGCGGTCAAGGTGTCGCCCATCGGGCCGGTCGGCGGCCTCGACTACCTCGCCGAACTCATCGGGCCGCTCCCCGAGATCGCCCTGTTCCCCACCGGTGGCGTCCTGATCAGTCAGGCGGCGGACTACCTCGACACCGGTGCTTCGATCATCGGCCTGAGCAGGGACCTCGTTCGCGACGCCTTCACCGACGGCAGCCTCGACGAGCTGCGCGAGCGCGCCCACTTCGTGGTCGACTCCGTCGCGGCGCGCCGGACCGCGCAGCCGGCCTGA